A single genomic interval of Cucumis sativus cultivar 9930 chromosome 7, Cucumber_9930_V3, whole genome shotgun sequence harbors:
- the LOC116405101 gene encoding uncharacterized protein LOC116405101: MADRCPLRSTGAGSSSQGERPPQRGTIFATNRSEAEKAGTVVTGTLPVLGHFALTLFDSGSSHSFISSLFVTHACLEVEPLDYVLSVSTPSGEIMLSKEKIKACEIEIAGRVLDVTLLVLDMRDFDVILGMDWLATNHASIDCSRKEVVFSPPTASSFKFKG; this comes from the coding sequence GCTGGATCGAGCAGTCAGGGAGAGAGACCTCCACAGCGGGGTACAATCTTTGCCACTAATAGATCAGAGGCAGAGAAGGCCGGCACAGTAGTGACAGGTACATTACCAGTATTAGGGCATTTTGCCTTGACCTTGTTTGACTCGGGATcttctcattcatttatttcatcgcTTTTTGTGACGCATGCATGCTTAGAGGTGGAACCCTTAGACTATGTTTTGTCAGTGTCTACACCGTctggagaaattatgttgtctaAGGAAAAGATTAAAGCATGTGAAATTGAGATAGCTGGTCGTGTGCTGGACGTAACCTTGTTGGTATTAGATATGCgtgactttgatgtaattttaggtATGGATTGGCTAGCTACTAATCATGCTAGTATTGATTGTTCTCGTAAGGAAGTTGTGTTCAGTCCCCCTACTGCATCTAGCTTTAAATTCAAGGGGTAG